In the genome of Streptomyces sp. NBC_00433, the window CCCCCTCGGGTGGCGCAGCCGGGATTTCGGCGGCGCTCCCGCGTGGTACGAATCCGGGCATGACGGACGTGAAGGGCACGGCGCCCGAAACCGGGACGGACGAGGACTACGAGCGCGGCCTCGGCAGCCGGCAGATCCAGATGATCGCGATCGGCGGCGCCATCGGCACCGGGCTCTTCCTCGGCGCCGGCCGCGCCATCCACCAGGCGGGCCCCAGCCTGATCCTGATGTACGCGGTCGCCGGGGTCGCCGTCTTCGCGATCATGCGGGCGCTGGGCGAACTGCTCACCTACCGGCCGGTGTCGGGCTCCTTCGCCGACTACGCCCGTGAATTCCTCGGCCCCTTCACCGGCTACGCCACCGGCTGGACGTACTGGCTGATGTGGGTCGTCACCGGAATGGCCGAAGTCACCGCCGCCGCCACGTATCTGGCCTACTGGTGGCCGCAGGTGCCGCAGTGGAGCGCGGCGGCCGGCTTCCTGCTGCTGCTCTTCACGGCCAACCTGATCTCGGTGAAGCTCTTCGGCGAGGTCGAGTTCTGGCTGTCGATGATCAAGGTCACCGCGATCCTCGGGATGATCGTGATCGGCGCCGGCGTGCTGACGCTGGGGCTCTCCGCGGCCGGTGACACCGCGTCGGTCGGCCATCTGTGGCAGGACGGCGGCTTCTTCCCCAACGGGGTGGGCCGCTCGCTGCTGACCCTGCAGATCGTGATGTTCGCCTATGTCGCGGTCGAACTCGTCGGAGTGACCGCGGGGGAGGCGCGCAACCCGCGCGAGACGCTGCCCCGGGCCATCAACACCCTGCCGTGGCGCATCGTGCTCTTCTACGTCGGCGCGCTCGCGGTGATCCTCTGCGTGGTGTCCTGGACCGAATTCCAGCCCGGCGTCAGCCCGTTCGTGGCCGCCTTCGCGAAGATCGGCATCCCCTTCGGCGCCGGCATCGTCAACTTCGTGGTGCTGTCCGCCGCCCTGTCCTCGTGCAACTCCGGGATGTACTCGACCGGCAGGATGCTGCGCGACCTGGCCGTCAACGGCCAGGGCCCGCGGGTCTTCGGCCGGCTGACCGGCCGCCGCACCCCGGCCGTCGGCATCCTCGCCTCGGTCGCCGTGATGGGCATCGGGGTGTGGCTCAACTACGTCGACCCGGCAGGCGCGTTCACGTACATCACCGCCTTCGCGACGGTCGCCGGGGTGTGGACCTGGGGCGTCATCCTCAGCTCGCACATCCGCTACCGGGCCGCCGTGCGCGCCGGGCGGGCCGCCCCCGCCTGGTTCACCGCGCCCGGCGGCGCCGCCGCCAGCTGGGCGGCGCTGGCCTTCCTGGCCGCCGTGGTGGTGCTGATCGGCGCCGACAGCCAGGCGCGGATCTCGCTCTACGGCGTCCCGCTGTGGTTCGCCGCCCTCGCGGTCGGCTACCGGGCGCTCAAGCGGCGCAATCCGGCCGCCTTCGCCCGCCGCGCCCACGTGCCGCCGGTGCCGGAGACCGGGCTGCAGGGCGGCCCCCGGACGGCACCGGACGCGGCCGCGCTGTGACCCGGGGCACGGCCGCGGTGTGACCCGGCAGCGCCCTGCCGGAGCCGCGGGCGCCCCTGTTACTTTTCCCGCATGCTGACCATCACCCAGGAGCTGTACGACGCGATCGTGGCCCACGCCCGCGCCGACCACCCCGACGAGGCCTGCGGCATCGTGGCGGGCCCGGAAGGCAGCGGCCGCCCCGAGCGGTTCATCCCGATGCTGAACGCGGCCCGCTCGCCGACCTTCTACGAGTTCGACTCCACCGACCTGCTCAAGCTCTACCGCGACCTGGACGACAGGGACGAGGAGCCGGTGATCGTCTACCACTCGCACACCGCGACGGAGGCGTACCCGTCCCGCACCGACATCACGTATGCCAACGAGCCGGGCGCGCACTACGTCCTGGTGTCGACCGCGGAGGACTTCCAGTTCCGCTCGTTCCGCATCGTGGACGGTGCCGTCACAGAAGAACCGGTCAAAGTAGTGGCTTCGTACGCCTGACGTCCCGGATGCCGAGACGCGGGCCTCGGCCCGGTTCGGGGAATCGATACGATGAGCCCATGGTTCCCTCCGACGTGAGCGACAAGGCGCCGGGCACGCTGCTCGTGGCGCGGCTGCACGTCGACCTGTGCCGCCGCACCAGCGCGGCGTGTCCGCGCGCCTGACCGCACCACCGCGGCGCCCGCAGCCGGCGGGCCCCGCCCAGCACCGCACGCACGCCCCGCACGCACCCCGTACGGCCCGCACAGCACCGCAGCCCAGCCCCCGCGTCACGTACGCACGTCACGCACGCCACCGCAGCCCACGCACTCACTGGAGCGCAGACATGGCCATCGAGGTCCGCATCCCGACCATCCTCCGCACCTACACCGACGGCGAGAAGTCGGTGGAGGGTGCGGGCAGCACGCTCGACGAGCTCTTCGCCGACCTCGACACCCGGCACACGGGCCTGCGCGAGCGGGTCGTCGACGGCGGCGAGCTGCGCCGCTTCGTCAACGTCTACCTCAACGACGAGGACGTCCGCTTCCTGGACGGCATCGCCACCAAGCTCACCGACGGCGACAGCGTGACGATCCTGCCCGCGGTCGCCGGAGGCATGGCCTGATGCGGTACGACAGCCCGCTGGCGGCGGTCGGGAACACCCCGCTGGTCCGCCTGCCGCGCCTGTCGCCGTCCGACGCCGTGAGCGTCTGGGCGAAGCTGGAGGACCGCAACCCCACCGGCTCGGTCAAGGACCGCCCGGCCCTGCACATGGTCGAGCAGGCCGAGGCGGAGGGGCGGCTCACCCCCGGCTGCACCATCCTGGAGCCGACCTCGGGCAACACCGGCATCTCGCTGGCGATGGCCGCCCGGCTCAAGGGCTACCGCATCGTCTGCGTGATGCCCGAGAACACCTCCTCCGAGCGGCGCGAGCTGCTCACCATGTGGGGCGCCGAGATCATCTCCTCGCCGGCCGCCGGCGGCTCCAACACCGCCGTGCGGGTCGCCAAGGAGCTGGCGGCCGAGCACCCCGACTGGGTGATGCTCTACCAGTACGGCAACCCCGCCAACGCCGGCGCCCACTACACCACCACCGGCCCGGAGATCCTCGCCGACCTCCCGACCATCACGCACTTCGTCGCGGGCCTGGGCACCACCGGCACCCTGATGGGCGTCGGCCGGTACCTGCGCGAGAAGGTCCCCGGCGTCGCCATCGTCGCCGCGGAACCGCGCTACGACGACCTGGTCTACGGGCTCCGCAACCTCGACGAGGGCTTCGTGCCCGAGCTGTACGACGAGACCGTGCTCACCACCCGCTTCTCCGTCGGCTCGCAGGACGCGGTGCTCCGCACCCGCGAACTGCTCCAGCAGGAGGGCATCTTCGCCGGCGTGTCCACCGGCGCCGCCCTGCACGCCGCGCTCGGCGTGGCCGCGAAGGCCGAACGGGCCGGCGAGCGCGCCGACGTGGTCTTCGTCGTCGCCGACGGCGGCTGGAAGTACCTGTCGACCGGTATCTACACCGCCCCGACCACCGAAGCCGCGGTGGCCGCGCTGCACGGCCAGCTCTGGGCCTGAGGCCCCGCGCCGGACGGGGGCACCCCCCGTCCGGCGTACCGCGCCCCCGCGCCTCTCCGCCTCCGGCGGCCGAGCACAAAGCGCCAAGTGCGGCCGTACGGGACGTAAAAGACCCCCCGGACTGGTGATTCCGCCCACAACGGGGCGCCGTGGAGGCCCAGCGCGCTGTCTTGCGCTTTACCCTCGCATGACACGGCGGACCGCTTTCCGCCAATCCCCCCACCTCACCAGGAATGGGGTGGATGCGGCGTGCCCACGGAGGTGTTTTCCGCAATGAAGCTCACCGTCGTCGGCTGCTCGGGGTCGTTCCCGTCCGCGGACTCGGCTTGTTCGAGCTATCTCGTCGAGGCCGACGGCTTCCGGCTGCTGATCGACATGGGCAACGGCGCCCTGGGCGAACTGCAGCGCCACGTCGGGCTGTACGACCTGGACGCGGTCGTGCTGAGCCATCTGCACGCCGACCACTGCATCGACATGTGCGGCTACTTCGTCGCCCGCTACTACCGGCACGACGGCGGCCCGGCCGCCGCGATCCCCGTCTACGGCCCGGAAGGCACCGAGCGCCGGCTGAACATCGCCTACGGGGACGTACCGGACGAGAAGTGCATGAGCGAGGTCTTCGACTTCCGCACCCTGCGGCCCGGCAGCTTCCGGCTCGGCCCCTTCGACATCGCCACCGACCTGGTCAGCCACCCCGTCGAGGCCTACGGCTTCCGGCTCGGCTACCAGGGCCGCACGCTCACCTACTCCGGCGACACCGGCCCCTGCGACGCGCTCGACAAGCTCGCCGAGGGCGCCGACCTCTTCCTGTGCGAGGCGTCCTTCACCGCGGGCAAGGAGGACATCCCCGAGCTGCACCTCAACGGCAGCGAGGCCGGCCAGATCGCCGCCCGCGCCGGCGTCTCCCGCCTGGTCCTGACCCACATCCCCCCGTGGACCAGCCCCGGCGCCAACCTCCGCGACGCCCAGGCCGCCTTCGACGGCCCGGTGGAACTGGCGAAGGCGGGCGCGGTCTACGAGCTGTAGACCGGGCGCCCGCCCTCGTACGTCCCCGCGTGGACCGACCTACTTGGTCAGGTCCTCGATCTCCTCCTCGGGCTCGCGGCCCGGGGTCTTGAGGTTGAACTTCAGGATCGCGAAGCGGAAGACGAAGTAGTAGACCACCGCGAACACCAGGCCGATCGGGATGATCAGCCACGGCCTGGTGGCGTGGCTCCAGTTGATCGCGTAGTCGATCAGGCCGGCCGAGAAGTTGAAGCCGGCGTGCACACCGAGGCCCCAGGTGATCGCCATCGACGCGGCGGTCAGCAGGATGTGGATCACGTACAGCACCGGCGCGATGAACATGAACGAGAACTCGATCGGCTCGGTGACACCGGTCACGAACGAGGTCAGGCCGATGGACACCATCATGCCGAGGACGGCCTTGCGGCGCTCGGGGCGCGCGGTGTGCGCCATGGCCAGCGCGGCGGCCGGCAGGCCGAACATCATGATCGGGAAGAAGCCGGACTGGAACATGCCCGCGGTGTGGTCGCCCGCCAGGAAGCGCGGGATGTCGCCGTGCACGACGGTGCCGGAGGCGTCGGTGAAGTCACCGATCTGGAACCAGGCCACGGCGTTGACGAACTGGTGCATGCCGACCGGGATCAGCGCGCGGTTCACACCGCCGAAGAGGGCGGCGCCGCCCGGGCCCAGGCCCGTCATCCAGTTGCCGAAGTGCGTGATGCCGTCGCCGATCGGCTCCCAGACCAGGCCGAAGAAGACACCGATGACCAGGCCCACGAAGGCCATCAGGATCGGCACCAGGCGGCGGCCGTTGAAGAAGCCGAGCCAGTCGGGCAGCTTCGTGCGGTGGAAGCGCTGCCAGACGACGGCGGACAGCAGACCCATGATGATGCCGCCGAGCACGCCCGGGTCGTTGTAGACCGCGGCGACGTCGATGCCCTTGTTGGCGGTGGTGTTGATCACCGCGTCATGCACGGGGAAGGCCTGCAGTACCTTGGTGTAGACCAGGAAGCCGACCAGGGCGGCCAGCGCGGTCGAGCCGTCGGACTTCTTGGCGAAGCCGATGGCCACGCCTATGCAGAACAGCATCGGCAGGGCGCCGGTCAGCGCACCGCCGGCGTTGGCGAAGACGGACGCGACCTTGCCCCAGCCCAGGCCGTCGCTGCCGAAGACGTCCGACTGGCCCAGCCGGACCATGATGCCGGCGGCGGGCAGGACCGCGATCGGCAGCTGCAGGCTGCGGCCGATCTTCTGCAGGCCCTGGAAAATCCCGGAACCCCGCTTCTTCGCGGGTGCCGCGGGAGCGGCGTCGGTGGCCGTGGCCGTAGTCATCGAAATCCTCCGTGGTCTATACCACTCAGTGGTGTAGACCTTTTGTAACACGTCGGATGCGCATAAAGGAATGCATGATTCCGCGTGCTCTACGTCACATTGCTCACGCACAGCGAAGACCCCCTGGCCTGCTGGTCAGGGGGTCTCACGTACGGTGTGCGCGACCGTCACGGACGGTGGCGCTACTTGATGTTGTCCTTCTCCATCTCCTCGCCCAGCTTCTCCGGTTCGCGGCCCGGCGTTTTCAGGTCGAAGCGCAGGATGACGAAGCGGAAGAGCAGGTAGTAGAGGACCGCGAAGCCCGCGCCGACCACCAGGATCAGATACGGCTTGGTGGCCAGGTTCCAGTTGATGACGTAGTCGATCAGGCCGGCCGAGAAGCTGAAGCCGTCCTTGATGCCCAAGCCCCAGCACAGCGCCATCGACACACCGGTCAGCAGCGCGTGGATCGCGTACAGCGCGGGCGCGATGAAGAGGAACGAATACTCGATCGGCTCCGTGATGCCGGTCACGAACGACGTCAGCGCCACCGACAGCATCAGCCCCCCGACCTCCTTGCGGCGGTCCGGCCGAGCGGTGTGCGTCATGGCCAGCGCGGCGGCGGGCAGCGCGAACATCATGATCGGGAAGAAGCCGGTCTGGAACTGGCCGGCCGTCGGGTCGCCGGCCAGGAAGCGCGGGATGTCGCCGTGCACGACCGTGCCGTCCGGCTTGGTGAAGTCGCCGAACTGGAACCACACGAAGGTGTTCAGGAACTGGTGCAGGCCCACCGTGAGCAGCGCGCGGTTCGCGACACCGAAGATGCCGGCGCCCAGCGAGCCCAGGTCGACCAGCTTCTTGCTGAAACTGGTCAGGCCGTCGCCGATCGGCGGCCAGATCCACAGGCAGATGATCGCGAAGACGATCGCGACCCCGGCCATGATGATCGGCACCAGGCGGCGCCCGTTGAAGAAGCCGAGCCAGTCGGGGAGCTTGGTGCGGTGGAAGCGCTGCCACAGATACGCGGTGAGCAGGCCCATCACGATGCCGCCGAAGACGCCCGGGGTCTGGAACTCCGCGAGGGTGGCCGTGCCGTCCTTGAGGGTGCAGGCGCCGGCCAGCTGGCCGAGCTGGGTGAAGGTGGCGCCCTGCGGGCACTCCTTGGGGAAGCGGGTGAGGATGCCGAAGAAGACCAGGTAGCCGGCGACCGCCGCCAGGGCGGTGGAGCCGTCGGACTTCTTGGCCATGCCGATGGCCACGCCCACGCAGAAGAGCAGCGGGAGCCCGAAGTTGCCGTCGAGCAGCGCGCCGCCCGCGCCCACGAAGACCTTGGACAGCCGGTCCCAGCCGAGGCCGTCGCTGCCGAAGACGTCCGGCTGGCCGAGCCGGTTGATGATGCCGGCCGCGGGCAGGACGGCGATCGGCAGCTGGAGGCTGCGGCCCATCTTCTGCAGGCCCTGGAAGAACTTGCTCCCCCAGCTGCGCCGGGGGGCTCCGGCAGTGGCGTCGGCGGCACTCACCTGGGACCGCCGGGCCGGGGGCGGTCGCGTACAGTGGTGTAGACCACTTGGGGATGCGGGAGACCGGCGTCCATGATCGACATGGTGGTCCACCGGGCGGTCGACCGCCCGTGAAGTTGGGCCAACCGTGCGTTACCGTGACATTACGGACCCGCGGTGGGTCAGGGACACAGGGAGACTCAGATGGCCACCAAGGCAGAGAAGATCGTCGCCGGGCTCGGCGGACTCGACAACATCGAAGAGGTCGAGGGCTGCATCACCCGGCTCCGCACCGAGGTCCGCGACCCCTCCCTCGTCGACGAGGCCGCCCTCAAGGCCGCCGGCGCCCACGGCGTCGTCAAGATGGGCACGGCGATCCAGGTCGTCATCGGCACGGACGCGGACCCGATCGCCTCCGACATCGAAGACATGATGTAGCCCCCCGGGCTCCCCCCGCCCCCGGGGCCCCGCCCCCCGGGGGCGGACCCGGCCCCGGGGTCACCCGGATAGGCTCGGGGGATGTCACGATTTGACGGCCGTAGGCCGGATCAGCTCCGCACCGTCAGCATTGAGCGCAGCTGGAGCAAGCACGCCGAAGGCTCGGTCCTCGTGTCGTTCGGGGACACCAGGGTCCTGTGCACCGCCAGCGCCACCCAGGGCGTCCCCAGGTGGCGCAAGGGCAGCGGCGAAGGCTGGGTCACCGCCGAATACTCGATGCTGCCGCGCGCCACCAACACCCGCGGCGACCGCGAGTCCGTCCGCGGCAAGATCGGCGGCCGCACCCACGAGATCTCCCGCCTCATCGGCCGCTCCCTGCGCGCCGTCATCGACTACAAGGCCCTCGGCGAGAACACCGTCGTCCTCGACTGCGACGTCCTGCAGGCCGACGGCGGCACCCGGACCGCCGCGATCACCGGCGCGTACGTCGCCCTCGCCGACGCCGTCGCCTGGATGCAGGACAACCACTTCATCAAGGCCAAGTCCCGCCCCCTGACCGGCACGGTCGCCGCCGTCAGCGTCGGCATCGTCGGCGGCGTACCGCTGCTCGACCTCGCCTACGAGGAGGACGTCAAGGCCGAGACCGACATGAACGTCGTCTGCACCGGCGACGGCCGCTTCGTCGAGGTCCAGGGCACCGCCGAGGGCCAGCCCTTCGACCGCGCCGAGCTCGACGCCCTCCTCGCCCTCGCCGTCGGCGGCTGCGCCGACCTGACCGCGGCCCAGGTCGCCGCACTGGCGGCCACCCAGGGCTGAGCCGTGTACACGGCGACGTGTACGCTTATGGCATGACCGACTCCGTGAGTGTCAGAGAAGCGCGCGCGAAACTCGCCGAGGTCATCGACAGGGCCGTTGCGGGCGAAGCCACCCTCATC includes:
- a CDS encoding amino acid permease, which gives rise to MTDVKGTAPETGTDEDYERGLGSRQIQMIAIGGAIGTGLFLGAGRAIHQAGPSLILMYAVAGVAVFAIMRALGELLTYRPVSGSFADYAREFLGPFTGYATGWTYWLMWVVTGMAEVTAAATYLAYWWPQVPQWSAAAGFLLLLFTANLISVKLFGEVEFWLSMIKVTAILGMIVIGAGVLTLGLSAAGDTASVGHLWQDGGFFPNGVGRSLLTLQIVMFAYVAVELVGVTAGEARNPRETLPRAINTLPWRIVLFYVGALAVILCVVSWTEFQPGVSPFVAAFAKIGIPFGAGIVNFVVLSAALSSCNSGMYSTGRMLRDLAVNGQGPRVFGRLTGRRTPAVGILASVAVMGIGVWLNYVDPAGAFTYITAFATVAGVWTWGVILSSHIRYRAAVRAGRAAPAWFTAPGGAAASWAALAFLAAVVVLIGADSQARISLYGVPLWFAALAVGYRALKRRNPAAFARRAHVPPVPETGLQGGPRTAPDAAAL
- a CDS encoding M67 family metallopeptidase — translated: MLTITQELYDAIVAHARADHPDEACGIVAGPEGSGRPERFIPMLNAARSPTFYEFDSTDLLKLYRDLDDRDEEPVIVYHSHTATEAYPSRTDITYANEPGAHYVLVSTAEDFQFRSFRIVDGAVTEEPVKVVASYA
- a CDS encoding MoaD/ThiS family protein; the protein is MAIEVRIPTILRTYTDGEKSVEGAGSTLDELFADLDTRHTGLRERVVDGGELRRFVNVYLNDEDVRFLDGIATKLTDGDSVTILPAVAGGMA
- a CDS encoding cysteine synthase; the protein is MRYDSPLAAVGNTPLVRLPRLSPSDAVSVWAKLEDRNPTGSVKDRPALHMVEQAEAEGRLTPGCTILEPTSGNTGISLAMAARLKGYRIVCVMPENTSSERRELLTMWGAEIISSPAAGGSNTAVRVAKELAAEHPDWVMLYQYGNPANAGAHYTTTGPEILADLPTITHFVAGLGTTGTLMGVGRYLREKVPGVAIVAAEPRYDDLVYGLRNLDEGFVPELYDETVLTTRFSVGSQDAVLRTRELLQQEGIFAGVSTGAALHAALGVAAKAERAGERADVVFVVADGGWKYLSTGIYTAPTTEAAVAALHGQLWA
- a CDS encoding MBL fold metallo-hydrolase, with the protein product MKLTVVGCSGSFPSADSACSSYLVEADGFRLLIDMGNGALGELQRHVGLYDLDAVVLSHLHADHCIDMCGYFVARYYRHDGGPAAAIPVYGPEGTERRLNIAYGDVPDEKCMSEVFDFRTLRPGSFRLGPFDIATDLVSHPVEAYGFRLGYQGRTLTYSGDTGPCDALDKLAEGADLFLCEASFTAGKEDIPELHLNGSEAGQIAARAGVSRLVLTHIPPWTSPGANLRDAQAAFDGPVELAKAGAVYEL
- a CDS encoding PTS transporter subunit EIIC; translated protein: MTTATATDAAPAAPAKKRGSGIFQGLQKIGRSLQLPIAVLPAAGIMVRLGQSDVFGSDGLGWGKVASVFANAGGALTGALPMLFCIGVAIGFAKKSDGSTALAALVGFLVYTKVLQAFPVHDAVINTTANKGIDVAAVYNDPGVLGGIIMGLLSAVVWQRFHRTKLPDWLGFFNGRRLVPILMAFVGLVIGVFFGLVWEPIGDGITHFGNWMTGLGPGGAALFGGVNRALIPVGMHQFVNAVAWFQIGDFTDASGTVVHGDIPRFLAGDHTAGMFQSGFFPIMMFGLPAAALAMAHTARPERRKAVLGMMVSIGLTSFVTGVTEPIEFSFMFIAPVLYVIHILLTAASMAITWGLGVHAGFNFSAGLIDYAINWSHATRPWLIIPIGLVFAVVYYFVFRFAILKFNLKTPGREPEEEIEDLTK
- a CDS encoding PTS transporter subunit EIIC; translated protein: MSAADATAGAPRRSWGSKFFQGLQKMGRSLQLPIAVLPAAGIINRLGQPDVFGSDGLGWDRLSKVFVGAGGALLDGNFGLPLLFCVGVAIGMAKKSDGSTALAAVAGYLVFFGILTRFPKECPQGATFTQLGQLAGACTLKDGTATLAEFQTPGVFGGIVMGLLTAYLWQRFHRTKLPDWLGFFNGRRLVPIIMAGVAIVFAIICLWIWPPIGDGLTSFSKKLVDLGSLGAGIFGVANRALLTVGLHQFLNTFVWFQFGDFTKPDGTVVHGDIPRFLAGDPTAGQFQTGFFPIMMFALPAAALAMTHTARPDRRKEVGGLMLSVALTSFVTGITEPIEYSFLFIAPALYAIHALLTGVSMALCWGLGIKDGFSFSAGLIDYVINWNLATKPYLILVVGAGFAVLYYLLFRFVILRFDLKTPGREPEKLGEEMEKDNIK
- a CDS encoding PTS glucose/sucrose transporter subunit IIB; protein product: MATKAEKIVAGLGGLDNIEEVEGCITRLRTEVRDPSLVDEAALKAAGAHGVVKMGTAIQVVIGTDADPIASDIEDMM
- the rph gene encoding ribonuclease PH, with product MSRFDGRRPDQLRTVSIERSWSKHAEGSVLVSFGDTRVLCTASATQGVPRWRKGSGEGWVTAEYSMLPRATNTRGDRESVRGKIGGRTHEISRLIGRSLRAVIDYKALGENTVVLDCDVLQADGGTRTAAITGAYVALADAVAWMQDNHFIKAKSRPLTGTVAAVSVGIVGGVPLLDLAYEEDVKAETDMNVVCTGDGRFVEVQGTAEGQPFDRAELDALLALAVGGCADLTAAQVAALAATQG